The following proteins come from a genomic window of Pyxidicoccus sp. MSG2:
- the aspS gene encoding aspartate--tRNA ligase, which yields MAVPFISEVKRTHNCGQLTAANVGEEVVLFGWVHNRRDHGGAVFIDLRDREGLTQVVFEPDSAEAHALAGSLRLEFCIGVRGKVVSRGKNVNPKMKTGEIEVKATDLTIFNRSEPTPFPIEDNIDTSEEKRLAHRYLDLRRAPLQKSLMTRSKMNALTRSYMVGNGFLELETPFMGKYTPGGARNFLVPSRMNAGKFYALAESPQLYKQLFMVAGFDRYFQIVKCFRDEDLRVDRQPEFTQIDVEMSFVQQDDVFTIIEGLLKKLWGEVLGIDIPTPFLRMDFYESMAKYGNDKPDLRFGLEHVVLTDLIREHGEAGGVPMMFEAVQNKGIVKAMVIPVAKAMSRAESDKLEEFAKQAGAKGLARAKVGEGGEWTQSPLSKTISQALRHAINQAVGAKTGDLILFQFGKEALVHTVMANLRVHVAKKLGLIPEYGSGGQWNFLWVVNPPLFEFDEETNTWAAAHHAFTRPHDGDVDYLLTDPGRVKCHRYDVVLNGFEIGGGSIRLHDPKVQAQVFKALGISDEEAQTKFGFLLDALKYGAPPHGGIALGMDRLAFLLTNAESLRDVIPFPKTKTGTDQMTGAPGEVDDRQLRELHVRPVPPPQK from the coding sequence ATGGCGGTCCCGTTCATCTCCGAGGTCAAGCGTACCCACAACTGCGGCCAGCTCACGGCCGCCAACGTCGGCGAGGAGGTCGTCCTCTTCGGCTGGGTGCACAACCGCCGAGACCACGGCGGCGCGGTCTTCATCGACCTGCGAGACCGGGAGGGACTCACCCAGGTGGTGTTCGAGCCTGACTCCGCCGAGGCCCACGCGCTGGCTGGCAGCCTGCGCCTGGAGTTCTGCATCGGCGTGCGCGGCAAGGTGGTGTCGCGCGGCAAGAACGTGAATCCGAAGATGAAGACGGGTGAAATCGAGGTCAAGGCGACCGACCTCACCATCTTCAACCGCTCGGAGCCGACGCCGTTCCCCATCGAGGACAACATCGACACCTCGGAGGAGAAGCGGCTGGCGCACCGCTACCTGGACCTGCGCCGCGCGCCCTTGCAGAAGTCGCTGATGACGCGCTCGAAGATGAACGCGCTGACCCGCTCGTACATGGTGGGCAACGGCTTCCTGGAGCTGGAGACGCCGTTCATGGGCAAGTACACGCCCGGCGGCGCGCGCAACTTCCTCGTGCCCAGCCGCATGAACGCGGGCAAGTTCTACGCGCTCGCGGAGAGCCCGCAGCTCTACAAGCAGCTCTTCATGGTGGCCGGCTTCGACCGGTACTTCCAGATCGTCAAGTGCTTCCGCGACGAGGACCTGCGCGTCGACCGGCAGCCGGAGTTCACGCAAATCGACGTGGAGATGAGCTTCGTCCAGCAGGACGACGTCTTCACCATCATCGAGGGGCTGCTGAAGAAGCTGTGGGGCGAGGTGCTGGGCATCGACATCCCCACGCCCTTCCTGCGCATGGACTTCTACGAGTCCATGGCGAAGTACGGCAACGACAAGCCGGACCTGCGCTTCGGGCTGGAGCACGTGGTGCTCACGGACCTGATTCGCGAGCACGGCGAGGCCGGCGGCGTGCCGATGATGTTCGAGGCGGTGCAGAACAAGGGCATCGTCAAGGCGATGGTCATCCCCGTGGCGAAGGCGATGAGCCGCGCGGAGAGCGACAAGCTGGAGGAGTTCGCGAAGCAGGCCGGCGCCAAGGGCCTGGCCCGCGCGAAGGTGGGCGAGGGCGGCGAGTGGACCCAGTCGCCGCTGTCGAAGACCATCTCCCAGGCGCTGCGGCATGCCATCAACCAGGCCGTGGGTGCGAAGACGGGCGACCTCATCCTGTTCCAGTTCGGGAAGGAGGCGCTGGTGCACACGGTGATGGCGAACCTCCGCGTGCACGTAGCGAAGAAGCTCGGGCTGATTCCGGAGTACGGCAGCGGCGGCCAGTGGAACTTCCTGTGGGTGGTGAACCCGCCGCTGTTCGAGTTCGACGAGGAGACGAACACCTGGGCGGCGGCGCACCACGCCTTCACGCGGCCGCACGACGGGGATGTGGACTACCTGCTCACGGACCCGGGCCGGGTGAAGTGCCACCGCTACGACGTGGTGCTCAACGGCTTCGAGATTGGCGGCGGCTCCATCCGCCTCCATGACCCGAAGGTGCAGGCGCAGGTGTTCAAGGCGCTGGGCATCAGCGACGAGGAGGCCCAGACGAAGTTCGGCTTCCTGCTGGACGCGCTGAAGTACGGCGCGCCCCCGCACGGTGGCATCGCCCTGGGCATGGACCGGCTCGCCTTCCTGCTGACCAACGCCGAGTCCCTGCGCGACGTGATTCCGTTCCCCAAGACGAAGACGGGCACGGACCAGATGACGGGCGCCCCCGGCGAGGTGGACGACCGGCAGCTGCGCGAGCTGCACGTGCGGCCCGTGCCTCCGCCGCAGAAGTAG